From the Candidatus Tanganyikabacteria bacterium genome, the window CGCCGAGGTCGGCGACCAGGACAAGTGGCAGATCGCGACCATCGGCATGGCTTACGTGTCAAACGACGCCTCGCACGCCAACGAGGTGCTGGACAAGGCCATCGACTTCGTCGAAACCGGCCACTGGGACGCCGAGGTGGTCGATACCGAACTCGAACTCCTGCACGTCTTCTGACGGCAAACCTTGGCCTGAGCGAACAGATCGAAATCCCCGCGGTTCTCGACCAATAGGATCGAGACCGGCCGGTCTCG encodes:
- a CDS encoding DUF503 domain-containing protein; the encoded protein is MVVGTALIKLHIPGASSLKDKRSVVRSVVSRLRNEFSVSVAEVGDQDKWQIATIGMAYVSNDASHANEVLDKAIDFVETGHWDAEVVDTELELLHVF